In Euphorbia lathyris chromosome 2, ddEupLath1.1, whole genome shotgun sequence, the sequence ATGGACATTGATGTATTGAGCTTTTTAATTAACGTGAATAATATCTTATATGGGCATAACAGGAAAATAGAAGTAACCTATTGAGTATACATATGAAATTGATTCTTACAGCCTGGAAATGAACCCTTCATGACATTAAATTAATAAGTTGTTGTCTATGGGCTAATtcctaaattaatattaatattaatgggAAGGGGAAGGGGACCTTTCTAATTTAATGTAATTACCCCACCCCATATTTACCCTACCAAATCAATACATACATGTGGACCTCTCCCCTATTAACTTGCatcctcctctctctctctctctctcttaccCAAAAGAAGAACAAAAAGATGAGGAAAAAACTAGAGTTTTTTTCCCCCTTAGCAGTCATATTGTCATACAAAAGAAGAgggaataaaaaaaagaaagcagCACAAACACTTACACTTACAGACAGCTGCCTATGATGATTATCATAATCATGGCTATGTGTTAATACAAAATAAACCAGAGCCAATAAtgaattaattgaaaaaattagaatatgaaagatttcaattgaatatacttttttttttttttttatgtcacaAATCCTAAATTCAAACCTGAAGAGTTCATTCTGggtataaatgaagaggtaaaATTGAACTTCTTGATCctctaaaagaaaagaaatttctTCTTGGTCTACTGCATCCTTCAACTTCAACTTCAACTTGTCTGGTGTTCTGTTGAATTGACAAATAAAGGTGCCGATCTGCTGATGAATCCATTGAAAAAGACCTTCTCATCGGTTGAATTGCTGCAAATTGTTCATCTTTCCCTCTGATATCAATACATTCATCACCCATACTATTCACCTTGTTATACTTTCTAGACTTCTTCTTCAACTCTATTTTGGGAGTGACGGAACGAGCGCTTGATACTTgtcctgaatctgcggagttaTGGCTACCCAAATCGATAACAACGTAAGCTTCATCAGAAGTAGAAGTAGAAGTAGGATTGGGATCTTGTGGAGCCATAATATTAATAGGATGAAATGGTGATGTTGTTGAAATAGTGTTTCGACAAAGTGGGCAATTAGCATTGTTTTGAAGCCAAATATCAATACAATCTATATGAAAAACATGGCTGCAATTGGGGATTATTCTGAGCTTCTCATCTTGTTGAAATTCATTCAAACAAACAGCACATTCGCAGAAGCTCCTTTCCCCAAAATCTATAGTGTTGACTTTTTTGAAGTTGAAAATGGGTATAGACCTGATAACTGAATCGTCGAGTCCGCGAGTTTGGAGTGGTGGAGAATATCCGGTTAAAGGGTGGTGGTGATTAGTAGTGTCCCTTGAAAGAGAGAAGCGTCGGAGAAGATCAATGCGGTGCCAGTTGAGGCAACATTTAATGACAAAGATGTAATAGCTAACAAGCAAGAAAGCAGTGGCTAAAATTCCAATAATGGCAATGGCTATAATTGGGAAACTTGtacctgaagaagaagaagaatgtaaATGAGAAGGAGCTGACTCTGAGACTGGGGGAACAAGATCCATTGATGGAcaatagaaaagagaaaagaggaagaaagaaggTGTGCCTGTTGTTTGAACTTAAAACTTAAAAGGACAGCAAAGCAATAGCAATTATAAGATGAGGCTAGTACGTTATCAATTTCTCCCTCTAGCTTCCACTGTCAactgtttttattatttttaaatattactgttctcattattttatttttattactagGCACATCACAGCTATATcccctattattatttttatttttattttttttttataaaatttttacataaaaatacAAAAGAGAAATAAAACCTCATACTCATATAAACTAAGTGTCGGTACAAAATCCATTGCAGGAAGATAAAGATTACAAAAGAATAATGGCTATTATTTTTGATTCTGTTCAATTGGACTTCTAATATTTTACAAAATATCAATAtccttaaaatttatttttacacGGCGTTTGGTATGctattgggataaggataaggataaaggttgggacatggataaggataaatggttgggataaggataaaaatatgatagtcaggaattattat encodes:
- the LOC136220586 gene encoding RING-H2 finger protein ATL16; its protein translation is MDLVPPVSESAPSHLHSSSSSGTSFPIIAIAIIGILATAFLLVSYYIFVIKCCLNWHRIDLLRRFSLSRDTTNHHHPLTGYSPPLQTRGLDDSVIRSIPIFNFKKVNTIDFGERSFCECAVCLNEFQQDEKLRIIPNCSHVFHIDCIDIWLQNNANCPLCRNTISTTSPFHPINIMAPQDPNPTSTSTSDEAYVVIDLGSHNSADSGQVSSARSVTPKIELKKKSRKYNKVNSMGDECIDIRGKDEQFAAIQPMRRSFSMDSSADRHLYLSIQQNTRQVEVEVEGCSRPRRNFFSFRGSRSSILPLHLYPE